The region GCATTCAGCCAATAATCATTGCCCCACAGCGGCACCACGATAAAGGCCAGCACGAACAGGCCGATAAGGCCCCAGGGCACACGCCGCTGAATCAACAGCAACGGCGCAGTTTGTTGAGCAACGGGAATCGACATGGTTTCAGACTCGCTCGATGGCGCGCTCGCCGAACAGGCCGGCGGGACGGATATACAGGAAGGCCAGGGCCAATACATAGGCGAACCATGGCGTGATGCCGCCGCCGATCAGCGGGCCGATATACACCTCGGCGAGGTTCTCCGCCGCGCCGACAATCAGCCCGCCGACGATCGCCCCGCCGATCGAGGTAAAGCCACCGATGATCAATACCGGCAGAGCCTTGAGCACCACCAGCGACAGGGAAAACTGCACGCCCTGGCGCGCGCCCCACAACAGGCCCGCCACCAGGCCGACGATGCCGGCCACCGCCCAGACGATCTGCCAGATGCGGTTGAGGTTGATGCCGATGGACAACGCCGCCGTGGTGTCATCCGCCACCGCACGCAGCGACACACCGATGCGCGTCTTGTTGAACAGCAGCGCCAGCACGGTCACCAGCACCACGGCGGCTGCCGCGGCGATCAGGTCGAACTGGCTGAGCATCAGCGGCCCGACAAACAGCGGCACATCGTCGATGCCCAAATCCAGCGCGCGCACCTGCGAGCCCATCACGCCCTGGGCCAGGCCTTCGATAATGAACGACAGGCCCAAGGTGGCCATGAACAGGGTGATCTGCGAGCGATTGACCAGCGGCCGCAATACCAGACGCTCGATGAGCAAGGCGCCAACGATCATCACAATCACCGTCAGCAACAACGCCAGGGCAAACGGCACACCCTGGTCATGCAGGCTGACAAAGGTCAGGGCGGCAAACAGCAGCATCGAGCCCTGGGCGAAGTTGAACACGCCGCTGGCCTTGTAGATCAGCACGAAGCCGATGGCGACCAGCGAATACAGGGTGCCGGCGAGCAGGCCGCCGAGCAGGGTTTCGAAGAAGAACGTCATCAGTGCGTAACTCCCAGATAAGCCGCGATCACATCCGGGTTGGCCTGTACTTGGGCGGGCGTGCCGTCGCCAACCTTGCGTCCGTAGTCGAGCACCACCACATGGTCGGACAAGCCCATGACCACGCCCATGTCGTGTTCGATCAACACCACGGTGGTGCCCAGGTCGCGGTTCACATCGGCGACGAAGCGGGCCATTTCCTGTTTTTCCTCGGCATTCATCCCGGCCATGGGCTCATCCAGCAGCAACAGGCTGGGGCCCGCGATTAACGCGCGGCCAAGCTCTACGCGCTTTTGCAGGCCATAGGACAGGTTGCCCACCAGCACATCGCGATGGGCTTGCAGTTCGAGGAATTCGAGAATGCCTTGAGCACGCAGGCGAAACGCTTCGGCCTCTCGACGCGCGCGCGGCAAGTCGAGGGCTTGTTCAATAAAGGTGGTGCGCATATGCCGCGACAGGCCGGTGAGGATGTTGTCGAGCACGCTCATCTTCTTGAACAGCGCGTTGTTCTGGAACGTGCGGCCGATGCCGCGACGCGCGGCGCCCAACGGGTCGATGCGGTGGAAGTGGTGTTGCTCAAAAACGATTTCACCAGCGTCAAAGCGATACACGCCGTTAAGCACGTTGAGCAACGAACTTTTGCCGGCGCCATTGGGGCCGATCAGCGCACAGATCTCGCCGCGCTGCACCTGGAAGGACAAGGCATTGATCGCCTTGACCCCTTTGAACGACAGCGAGATATCCCGCACTTGGAGAATGGCCTGGCTCATGCGATATCCCGTTTGAATTCAGCCAGCCATGCTGGGTCGTTGTGGGGCTTTTGCGTGCTGGGTGGCTGCCAGATGTAAGCCAGGCGCTGGAAGCCCAGCAGTTTGCGCACGCGGTTTTTGATCAGGCGCCGCACGCCACTTTGCGGGTGCGCAATGGCCCAATCGCACAGGCGTCGACGCCAGGTGCCGGGGGGCGCGAGGCGACGCTCGATAGCGTCAGCCACGTGCTGCAAGCGCTCGGGCGACAGCAGCAGGCCGGTCGGCGCGACCTCGCTGCAATCGCGCCGGGCCGAGGCGAGGCTTTCCGGAAATGCCAGGCCGTGGCCGCTGTTCAGCCATTGCTCCAGGACCTCCTTCAGGCCGCCTTGCCAGTGAGTGCCCTCCTCACTCCACAACACGGTTTCACCGCTTGATTGCCACCAGCGATGCAGATGTTGCGCCGGGTCTACCGGGCCGAGCAGTTGGTTAAAATCCAACAGGTTGGCGGACTGCCAATGCCGCACCTGCTGACGCCCCTGCGCATAAGAATGAGTGGGATGAATGCGCCACAGCTGCTGGTACAGGGCTTCGGGCTCCAGGTCATCGGCCAGGGTCAATACTTGCCCGCCGATGGACTGTGCGGCCAGCGCCAACAGCAACAGGTTGGGCTCGAAAGCACCGCTGAGGGCCAGCCGCGATTGCTCGCCGAAACCCTGCTGGCGCAGGCCGTCGGCCAGGCGTTCCACATCGCGCAAGGCATCGATCCAGCGCCACGCATACCACTGGCCCTGGCGCTTGTGCCGCAAGGCGATGTGCAGCGGGGTAATCTGCGCCCAGTGGTGCAATTGCGCCTGGGCTCTGGGTAAATGGTCGAGCCGTTCAGCGGGCCATTCCAGCACCTGCGGACGTTTGAGTTCGTGCACGCTCATAGGGGTAATACTCCTATTGGGTGGTTAAGCGTGCGGTGGTCCGCTGGCTGAATTATTTGGATCGACAACGATTAACTGTGGGAGCTGGCTTGCCTGCGATGGCGGCGTGTCAGTTGGCAATTTTCCAGCTGCCCCACCGCCATCGCAGGCAAGCCAGCTCCCACATGCATTGAGTTTGTTCAGTTAGAGGGTGGTCGCTTTGAGGTCGCGATAGCCGGCACCCGGATGGTTCGACGCCAGCCGCGCGCCCTCGCCGAACAGCTTTTCGCGCAAGGTGCCCTGGGCGTATTCGGTCTTGTACACGCCGCGTTTTTGCAACTCCGGCACCAGCAAGTCCACGGCGTCGATAAAGGTTTCGTGGGTCAGCGCGTAGGCCAGGTTGAAGCCGTCCACATCGGTCTCTTCGACCCACTCCTGCAACAGGTCAGCCACGGTCTCGGGGCCACCGACAAACAGCGGGCCAAAGCCGCCAATGCCGACCCAATCGGCCAGCTCGTTGGGTGTCCAGACCTTGTTCGGGTCCGCCGTGGAGAAGGCTTCCACGGCCGATTGAATGGCATTGGTGTGCACATGCTTGAGCGGCTCATCCGGTTTGAACTGGCTGAAATCAATGCCGGTCCAGCCGGAGATCAGCGCCATTGCACCTTCGTAACTGACGTAGGATTTGTACTCCTCGAACTTGGCTTTCGCCTTGGCGTCGGTCTCGCCGACGATCACCGTCTGCAAGTTGAAGATCAGGATTTTCTTCGGATCACGCCCCGCCTCAGCGGCGCGGCGGCGGATGTCGGCGACGGTCTTTTTCAGCAGCACCTTGGATGGCGCGGCGACGAACACGCACTCGGCCTGTTCGGCGGCGAACTGCTTGCCACGGCTGGACGCACCGGCCTGGTAGAGCACCGGCGTGCGCTGCGGCGATGGCTCGCACAGGTGAATACCGGGCACCTGGAAGTGTTTGCCAACGTGGCGGATCTCGTGGATCTTGCTCGGGTCGCTGAAAATCCGCCGTTCGCGGTCACGCAGTACGGCGCCCTCTTCCCAACTGCCTTCCCAGAGTTTGTAGCAAACTTCCAGGTATTCCTCGGCATAGTCATAGCGCGCGTCGTGTTCGGTCTGGGCTTTCTGGCCGAGGTTCTTGGCGCCGCTTTCCAGGTACGACGTGACAATGTTCCAGCCAACGCGGCCCTTGGTCAGGTGATCAAGCGTGGAAAGCCTGCGGGCAAACGGGTACGGATGCTCGAAGGACAACGATGCGGTGAGGCCAAAGCCCAGGTGTTCGGTGACCAGGGCCATCGGCGCAATCAGCGACAAGGGATCGTTGACCGGCACTTGCGCGGCCTGGCGAATCGCCGCGTCACCGTTGCCGTTGTACACATCGTAGATACCCAGCACGTCGGCGATAAACAGC is a window of Pseudomonas antarctica DNA encoding:
- a CDS encoding branched-chain amino acid ABC transporter permease, with amino-acid sequence MTFFFETLLGGLLAGTLYSLVAIGFVLIYKASGVFNFAQGSMLLFAALTFVSLHDQGVPFALALLLTVIVMIVGALLIERLVLRPLVNRSQITLFMATLGLSFIIEGLAQGVMGSQVRALDLGIDDVPLFVGPLMLSQFDLIAAAAAVVLVTVLALLFNKTRIGVSLRAVADDTTAALSIGINLNRIWQIVWAVAGIVGLVAGLLWGARQGVQFSLSLVVLKALPVLIIGGFTSIGGAIVGGLIVGAAENLAEVYIGPLIGGGITPWFAYVLALAFLYIRPAGLFGERAIERV
- a CDS encoding ABC transporter ATP-binding protein — encoded protein: MSQAILQVRDISLSFKGVKAINALSFQVQRGEICALIGPNGAGKSSLLNVLNGVYRFDAGEIVFEQHHFHRIDPLGAARRGIGRTFQNNALFKKMSVLDNILTGLSRHMRTTFIEQALDLPRARREAEAFRLRAQGILEFLELQAHRDVLVGNLSYGLQKRVELGRALIAGPSLLLLDEPMAGMNAEEKQEMARFVADVNRDLGTTVVLIEHDMGVVMGLSDHVVVLDYGRKVGDGTPAQVQANPDVIAAYLGVTH
- a CDS encoding AMP-binding protein, producing the protein MSVHELKRPQVLEWPAERLDHLPRAQAQLHHWAQITPLHIALRHKRQGQWYAWRWIDALRDVERLADGLRQQGFGEQSRLALSGAFEPNLLLLALAAQSIGGQVLTLADDLEPEALYQQLWRIHPTHSYAQGRQQVRHWQSANLLDFNQLLGPVDPAQHLHRWWQSSGETVLWSEEGTHWQGGLKEVLEQWLNSGHGLAFPESLASARRDCSEVAPTGLLLSPERLQHVADAIERRLAPPGTWRRRLCDWAIAHPQSGVRRLIKNRVRKLLGFQRLAYIWQPPSTQKPHNDPAWLAEFKRDIA
- a CDS encoding LLM class flavin-dependent oxidoreductase; translated protein: MSREIRLNAFDMNCVGHQSPGLWAHPRDRSWQYKDLEYWTDLAKILERGKFDGLFIADVLGIYDVYNGNGDAAIRQAAQVPVNDPLSLIAPMALVTEHLGFGLTASLSFEHPYPFARRLSTLDHLTKGRVGWNIVTSYLESGAKNLGQKAQTEHDARYDYAEEYLEVCYKLWEGSWEEGAVLRDRERRIFSDPSKIHEIRHVGKHFQVPGIHLCEPSPQRTPVLYQAGASSRGKQFAAEQAECVFVAAPSKVLLKKTVADIRRRAAEAGRDPKKILIFNLQTVIVGETDAKAKAKFEEYKSYVSYEGAMALISGWTGIDFSQFKPDEPLKHVHTNAIQSAVEAFSTADPNKVWTPNELADWVGIGGFGPLFVGGPETVADLLQEWVEETDVDGFNLAYALTHETFIDAVDLLVPELQKRGVYKTEYAQGTLREKLFGEGARLASNHPGAGYRDLKATTL